From the genome of Pseudomonas migulae:
GCGAGGCCGCAGGCAAACGGCACGCAGAAACTCGGCAGGGCGATTTTCAGGCTCTGGCGATCGAGTCGCAGATCGATCACGTCGCTGAGGATGTAGCCCAGCAATAGCGCGAAACTCAGGCTGTAGAGGTTTTTCAGCCAGATCGGTGCGACCAGCGTTGCGCCGCTCAACTGCCAGTGGGGTTCGATCCAGAAGTACATCAGCAGTGGCAGAACGACGGTGGCCAGCAGTAGCTGGCTGACGATCGGGATCATGCCGAAATGACGACCGACCCGCGTGGCCACGGCGAACAGCGCCAGGGCCATCACCCAGAACAGGACGACCATCACGCTGCCGACTCCGCGACGCGGGTCGCATGGACTTGTCGCCCGGCCCACGGCGCGAGCAGGAAGCTGAACGCCAGGCCCAGGCTCACCGACAATCCGAAGTTGCTCACCGCCGGTGTACTGGACACCGCCAGCAAACCGAACGACAGCCAGGTGGTCAGCGCCGCCAGCAAGGTGCCCAGCAGGCTCACGGCGGCACCGCCGACCTGTTCGCGCATGAGGATCGCGTAATCGACGCTGATCGCCGTCACCAGCAGCAGGCCGAACAGGCTGAACAACGTCAGCGGCTGTCCGAGCCAGCCGAGACTGGCAAGGCTGCACACCGCCGCCAGCAGCGGCAGCGAGACGATTCGCAGCGCGCCGCCGAGGCTGAACGGCAGAATCAACACCAGCACGATCAGCACGCAGGAGGCGAGTTTCAGTTCAGCGGCGCTGATCTGCGTCTCGGCGAAAACCTTGTTCAATTCACCCAGGCGATCCACCAGTTCCACGCCCGGCAAATCCAGCGCTTGCACCCGAAGCAGCGCGGGGTTGTTCAGGCCTTGCAGACTGACCACCGCCGCCACGCCGTCCTCGGTCGGGCCCAGCCACAGTGTGCGATAGGGCTCGGCCAACGGACCGGTCAGCGCGCTGTCGATGTCTTCAACAGGCAATGCCTGCAACTTCGCCAGCTCGGCTTTCAGTGCTTCAAGCGGCACGCCGACGTCGAGTAGCGGTTGCCAGAATGGCGGCAACTTGTTCAGCGCTTCGCGTACCTGATCTTGCTCGCGGGGCTGACTAACCAGTTGATTGAGCGACAGGTAGCCCTGGAGTTTGTCCAGGTTGACCAACTGATCCAGCCGCTCGCTCAGCGCGGTTTGGCGTTCGAGCAGTTCTTGCTGATTGGCGGCCCGCACCAGGAAGAACTGGCTGGTGGGTTGGTAGCCGGTGATGCGTGCGATGGTCTGGGCTTCGTCAGTCAGTTGCTGCGGCGCGCCGACCCATTGGCGAATGTCGTTTTTGCTGTCGAGCTGCAACAGGCCACCCACGCAAAAGGCGATCAGCAGCGCCAGTAGCACCGGCGTTCGCGTAATCCTGAGCAGTGCTTCACGACGATCCAGCAAATATTCGGACACCCGCAGAGGCCACTGCGCCGGGCGCAAATCCACACCCTTGAGCAGCGCGGGCAGCAGGCACACGGCGGACAGGTACGCGCCGAGCAGGCCGGCGGCGGAGAACACGGCGATCTGGGTCAGGGCCGGGAACGGCGTCCAGGCCAGCGCGAGGTAACCGATGCAACTGGTGATCAGGCTCAGCGTCAGGCCCGGCAATGTCAGGCGCAACGCCGGCCAGCTGTGCCAGGGTTTCAGGCTCCAGCTCTTGGACAAATAGTGCAGCGGGTAATCGACCGCGACGCCGATCAGGCTGGAGCCGAGCACCAGTGTCATCACATGCATATGGCCGAACAGCGCCACACACGCCACCGCGCCGAACAGCATGCCCACCAGCACCGGGACAAACGCCAGCAACACCCGCAACCGACGGAAGGCCAGCAGCAACAGCAACAGAATGCCGACGGTGGCGCCGCCGCCCACCCAGGTCATTTCCCGGGTGGCTTGTTGTTGACCGGCGGCTGCGTAGAGCAAACCGCTGGCGGCCAGCAGTTGCACATCGCTCTGGGCCGCTTCTTCGCGGCTGTGCTTGAGCAGTTCGGCCACTTGCAGCGGCAGGTTCATGTCAAAGGCATTGCCGGTGGTGCGCGCCCGCAGCAACACCCAGCTCTTGCCGTCGGCATCGGCGACCAGCGCGCCGCTGCCGATATCCAGTTGTACCGAGCCGTGTTGCGGCTGGCTGTTCTGAATGCGCCCGGTCAGGCCCAGCCAGTCGTCCTGGCTCGGCACCAGGCTGAAACCGGTGAACGGGTCGAACAGCGCTTGCACCCGTTGCTGAATGAACGCGTCGGGGTGCTCGATCAGTTGCTGTCGGTCCGTTGCCGAAAGCATCGCCAGGCGACCTTGCAGCAATTGCGTGCGCAGCGCTGGCAAGTCGGCTTGCAGGGTCCATTGGACTTTTTCGAACAAACCGCTGGCTTG
Proteins encoded in this window:
- a CDS encoding MMPL family transporter, which translates into the protein MTLPSERALPRLFLILLLAVLALAGWQWRDGAPLSANLMELVPGTAPDALELRAEQRMQEPLNREMLVLVGHQDRQQAVAMAQKLGEQWQASGLFEKVQWTLQADLPALRTQLLQGRLAMLSATDRQQLIEHPDAFIQQRVQALFDPFTGFSLVPSQDDWLGLTGRIQNSQPQHGSVQLDIGSGALVADADGKSWVLLRARTTGNAFDMNLPLQVAELLKHSREEAAQSDVQLLAASGLLYAAAGQQQATREMTWVGGGATVGILLLLLLAFRRLRVLLAFVPVLVGMLFGAVACVALFGHMHVMTLVLGSSLIGVAVDYPLHYLSKSWSLKPWHSWPALRLTLPGLTLSLITSCIGYLALAWTPFPALTQIAVFSAAGLLGAYLSAVCLLPALLKGVDLRPAQWPLRVSEYLLDRREALLRITRTPVLLALLIAFCVGGLLQLDSKNDIRQWVGAPQQLTDEAQTIARITGYQPTSQFFLVRAANQQELLERQTALSERLDQLVNLDKLQGYLSLNQLVSQPREQDQVREALNKLPPFWQPLLDVGVPLEALKAELAKLQALPVEDIDSALTGPLAEPYRTLWLGPTEDGVAAVVSLQGLNNPALLRVQALDLPGVELVDRLGELNKVFAETQISAAELKLASCVLIVLVLILPFSLGGALRIVSLPLLAAVCSLASLGWLGQPLTLFSLFGLLLVTAISVDYAILMREQVGGAAVSLLGTLLAALTTWLSFGLLAVSSTPAVSNFGLSVSLGLAFSFLLAPWAGRQVHATRVAESAA